A region of Myxococcus stipitatus DSM 14675 DNA encodes the following proteins:
- a CDS encoding glycosyltransferase family 4 protein translates to MRVLFLNPVGVVGGAERALLDLMACLRHLDPRLSLHLLAGTPGPLLDEARALGVDAKLLALPPALSALGDSALRGRGPREALRFARSLAPAPLLLADYGRTLRREVANVQPDVVHSNGIKTHLLSAATTGLRVKRVWHIHDFLGERPLVRRALKTLAPLASVAIANSGAVGEDARAVLRGVPIQVVYNGVDVERFAPAPQACVDLDALAGLPRAPDGTLRVGLVATYARWKGHDVFLDAAAELTRLEPSLPVRFYLVGGPLYQTPGSQFSEDELRQRIDLLELSGRVGLVPFQSEPASIYRALDVFVHASTRREPFGLTIAEALACARPAIVSSESGAAEALTHGVDVLAIPPGDSRSLGDALRTLLRDEPLRTRLAQAARHTAVERFSRERYAREMLTVYRSLMNGG, encoded by the coding sequence GTGCGAGTCCTGTTCCTCAACCCGGTAGGTGTCGTCGGCGGGGCCGAGCGTGCGCTGCTGGATTTGATGGCGTGCCTGCGCCACCTGGACCCTCGGCTGTCGCTGCACCTGCTCGCGGGGACGCCGGGGCCGCTGCTCGACGAAGCCCGCGCGCTGGGAGTCGACGCGAAGCTCCTCGCGCTCCCGCCCGCGCTGTCCGCCCTGGGAGACAGCGCGCTGCGAGGCCGCGGTCCGCGCGAGGCCCTGCGCTTCGCACGGAGCCTCGCGCCCGCGCCCCTGCTCCTCGCGGACTACGGCCGCACCCTTCGCCGCGAGGTCGCGAACGTCCAGCCGGACGTCGTGCACTCCAACGGCATCAAGACGCACCTGCTCAGCGCCGCCACCACGGGGCTTCGCGTGAAGCGCGTCTGGCACATCCACGACTTTCTCGGCGAGCGGCCGCTGGTGCGACGCGCGCTGAAGACGCTGGCGCCACTCGCCTCCGTGGCCATCGCCAACTCGGGCGCGGTGGGCGAGGACGCCCGAGCCGTGCTCCGGGGTGTTCCCATCCAGGTCGTCTACAACGGGGTGGATGTGGAGCGCTTCGCTCCGGCGCCACAGGCGTGCGTGGACCTGGATGCCCTCGCGGGCCTGCCTCGTGCTCCCGATGGAACGCTGCGGGTGGGGCTGGTCGCCACCTACGCGCGTTGGAAGGGACACGACGTCTTCCTGGACGCGGCGGCGGAGCTGACACGTCTGGAGCCGTCGCTCCCGGTCCGCTTCTATCTGGTGGGCGGTCCGCTGTACCAGACACCGGGCTCGCAGTTCTCCGAGGACGAGCTTCGTCAACGCATCGACCTGCTCGAGCTCTCCGGGCGCGTGGGACTCGTTCCGTTCCAGTCCGAGCCCGCGTCCATCTACCGGGCCCTGGATGTCTTCGTGCACGCGAGCACGCGGCGAGAGCCCTTCGGCCTCACCATCGCGGAGGCCCTCGCGTGTGCGCGGCCCGCCATCGTCTCGAGCGAGAGCGGCGCGGCCGAAGCGCTCACCCACGGGGTGGACGTCCTCGCCATTCCTCCGGGGGACTCCCGCTCCCTGGGGGATGCGCTCCGCACGCTGCTGCGAGACGAGCCCTTGCGCACGCGACTGGCGCAGGCCGCGCGGCACACCGCCGTGGAGCGCTTCTCTCGCGAGCGCTACGCCCGCGAGATGCTCACCGTGTACCGCTCCCTCATGAACGGCGGCTGA
- a CDS encoding glycosyltransferase: protein MMRVLHVYSGNLYGGIESFLVSLARESARSPSDTVHEFALCFEGRLADELRAANQMVHSLGAARVGRPWTVWTARRALGAVLKAGGYDAAICHAAWPQALFGPVVRSAGVPLVFFQHDALMGTHWLERWASVTSPELVLANSHYTARSLVNVYPRAQYRVRHPLAPQAARVPESSERNLLRADFGASDDDVVIIHASRMQEWKGHRLLLEALGRMREARGWRLWMVGGAQREEEVRYLDGLVAQSKALGLEGRVRFLGQRSDVPRLMRAADLHCQPNTSPEPFGLAFIEALQAGLPVVTTALGGPLEIVDATCGKLVAPDAGALSSALLRLVVDAEARRRLGAAGPARAAMLCGAESFLRGLDEDLRTVVAGAAS from the coding sequence ATGATGCGCGTGCTGCACGTCTACAGCGGCAACCTCTACGGGGGCATCGAGTCGTTCCTCGTCTCGCTCGCGCGCGAGTCGGCGCGGTCTCCGTCGGACACGGTGCATGAGTTCGCGCTGTGCTTCGAGGGGCGGCTGGCCGATGAGCTTCGCGCCGCGAACCAGATGGTGCACTCCCTGGGCGCCGCGAGGGTGGGGCGTCCCTGGACGGTGTGGACCGCGCGCCGGGCGCTCGGCGCCGTGTTGAAGGCAGGGGGCTACGACGCGGCCATCTGTCACGCGGCCTGGCCGCAGGCCCTGTTCGGCCCGGTGGTCCGCTCCGCCGGTGTGCCGCTGGTGTTCTTCCAGCATGACGCGCTGATGGGCACGCATTGGCTGGAGCGCTGGGCGAGTGTCACCTCGCCGGAGCTGGTGCTGGCCAACAGCCACTACACCGCGCGCTCGCTGGTGAATGTCTATCCGCGCGCGCAGTACCGCGTGCGCCATCCGCTCGCGCCCCAGGCGGCGCGGGTCCCGGAGTCGTCGGAGCGGAACCTCCTGCGGGCCGACTTCGGCGCGAGCGACGATGACGTGGTCATCATCCACGCCAGCCGGATGCAGGAGTGGAAGGGGCACCGGCTGCTGCTGGAGGCCCTGGGCCGCATGCGCGAGGCGCGAGGCTGGCGGCTGTGGATGGTGGGCGGTGCCCAGCGCGAGGAGGAGGTGCGGTATCTCGACGGGCTCGTGGCCCAGTCCAAGGCCCTGGGGTTGGAGGGCCGGGTGCGGTTCCTGGGACAGCGCTCGGATGTGCCTCGGCTGATGCGCGCGGCGGACCTGCACTGTCAGCCCAACACGTCGCCGGAGCCCTTTGGCCTCGCGTTCATCGAGGCGCTCCAAGCGGGCCTTCCGGTGGTGACGACCGCGCTGGGGGGGCCCTTGGAGATCGTGGACGCGACGTGCGGGAAGCTCGTCGCGCCCGATGCGGGGGCGCTGTCGTCCGCGCTCTTGCGGCTGGTGGTGGATGCGGAGGCTCGGCGCAGGCTGGGCGCGGCGGGGCCAGCTCGCGCGGCGATGCTCTGTGGCGCGGAGTCCTTCCTGCGCGGCCTGGATGAGGACCTCCGCACCGTCGTCGCCGGAGCGGCCTCGTGA
- a CDS encoding glycosyltransferase family 4 protein, which yields MQRPRRLVTVSHSYVVTLNRRLANELARVGSGNWDVSVVAPRFFRGELRPIQLQSEPGEPAKVRAVRGFFSRFPHAFLYGPELRDALRSNVDLVHAWEEPFVFAGAEVAMLTPRRVPLVFSTYQNLSKRYPPPFAQAERYVVGSCAGWIAGGETVKENLLGRPGYVSRPSCIIPMGVDTEVFQPDRAAGDSVLREVGWTREGPPVIGYLGRFVPEKGLPLLMGALEHLQTPWRALFAGGGAMEPELRAWAARQGDRVRILTGVSHERVPQVLNAMDLLCAPSQTTPQWKEQFGRMISEAFACGVPVLASNSGEIPHTMGDAGLVLPEADTAAWTRALAELLESPERRRELATRSRERAILRFSWPVIARAHLDFFDTVLARR from the coding sequence ATGCAGCGGCCTCGCAGACTCGTCACCGTGTCGCACTCATACGTCGTCACGCTCAACCGGCGCCTCGCCAACGAGCTGGCGCGCGTCGGGAGCGGCAACTGGGACGTGAGCGTGGTGGCGCCTCGATTCTTCCGAGGCGAGCTTCGTCCCATCCAGCTCCAGTCGGAGCCCGGTGAGCCCGCCAAGGTGCGCGCGGTGCGCGGCTTCTTCAGCCGCTTCCCGCATGCCTTCCTCTACGGCCCCGAGCTGCGCGATGCGCTCCGGAGCAACGTGGACCTGGTGCACGCGTGGGAGGAGCCCTTCGTCTTCGCGGGCGCGGAGGTGGCGATGCTCACGCCCCGCCGCGTGCCCCTGGTCTTCAGCACGTACCAGAACCTGTCCAAGCGCTACCCGCCGCCCTTCGCGCAGGCGGAGCGCTACGTCGTCGGAAGCTGCGCGGGCTGGATTGCCGGCGGCGAGACGGTGAAGGAGAACCTGCTGGGCAGGCCCGGCTATGTGTCTCGCCCCTCCTGCATCATCCCCATGGGTGTGGACACGGAGGTGTTCCAGCCCGACCGCGCGGCGGGAGACTCCGTGCTGCGCGAGGTGGGCTGGACGCGCGAGGGCCCTCCGGTCATCGGCTACCTGGGGCGCTTCGTGCCGGAGAAGGGCCTGCCCCTCCTGATGGGTGCGCTGGAGCACCTCCAGACTCCGTGGCGCGCGCTCTTCGCGGGAGGCGGCGCGATGGAGCCGGAGCTTCGTGCGTGGGCCGCGCGCCAGGGCGACCGGGTGCGCATCCTCACCGGCGTCTCGCACGAGCGAGTCCCCCAGGTGCTCAACGCCATGGACCTGCTCTGCGCGCCCAGCCAGACGACGCCCCAGTGGAAGGAGCAGTTCGGTCGGATGATTTCGGAGGCCTTCGCGTGCGGCGTGCCCGTGCTCGCGAGCAACTCCGGCGAGATTCCTCACACCATGGGCGACGCGGGACTCGTGCTCCCGGAAGCGGACACCGCCGCGTGGACGCGGGCCCTCGCGGAGCTGCTGGAGAGCCCCGAGCGCCGACGTGAGCTGGCCACCCGCAGCCGAGAGCGCGCCATCCTGCGGTTCTCGTGGCCCGTCATCGCCCGCGCGCACCTGGACTTCTTCGACACCGTGCTCGCCCGGCGCTGA
- a CDS encoding O-antigen ligase family protein, with the protein MSPPRSPLAARPGLQGPGVLGRKYVRRAPDAPLEVVGEPDAASGQKQRPAARQGLLSSSKLVPLFVALLIGCQLVLLVNAIAPLRMVVRILAFGLSLALLVLVPGRALKHPALPFVLGAMGVTALNFFHPGTVSPLGGAAQLGIQLSIMAPLFWVTRLSIDSKTFRLTLALLFFFNTASAAVGVLQVYFPGRFQPVISSAVQSQGDSYLRSLEFETASGARVFRPMGLTDMPGGAATGAFYAVLLGSGFLLSSRQGAARWVSAGGILVGLVSLYLCQVRAIALTLGVCLAAMSFVLMLSGRLARLVKLVAVVGTAAVFAFGWAVAVGGDAVQSRWNSLFEAKPEDVYRSNRGHFLEGTFEHLLPEYPLGAGLGRYGMANAYFGDNSDPEHPPLWAEIQWTAWVYDGGALVMLLYPLGVLVSMAWVFQAARKREDSGEEFWLWGSVIFAYNLGALALTFSYPFFMSQVGMEFWLLNAALFGAWNHAKTLHAHRR; encoded by the coding sequence GTGAGTCCGCCGCGCTCGCCCCTCGCGGCGAGACCCGGGCTTCAGGGCCCCGGGGTGCTCGGGCGAAAGTACGTGCGCCGGGCCCCGGATGCTCCGCTGGAGGTGGTCGGCGAGCCCGATGCGGCGTCGGGCCAGAAGCAGCGGCCCGCCGCCAGGCAGGGCCTGCTGTCGTCGAGCAAGCTGGTGCCGCTGTTCGTCGCGCTGCTCATCGGCTGTCAGTTGGTGCTGTTGGTGAATGCCATCGCGCCGCTGCGCATGGTGGTGCGCATCCTGGCGTTCGGCTTGAGCCTCGCCTTGTTGGTGCTCGTGCCGGGGCGTGCGCTGAAGCACCCGGCGCTGCCCTTCGTGTTGGGGGCGATGGGCGTCACGGCGCTCAACTTCTTCCACCCGGGGACGGTGAGCCCGCTGGGAGGCGCCGCGCAGCTCGGCATCCAGCTCTCCATCATGGCGCCGCTGTTCTGGGTGACGCGGCTGTCCATCGACTCGAAGACGTTCCGGCTCACGCTGGCGCTGCTGTTCTTCTTCAACACGGCCAGCGCGGCGGTGGGGGTGCTCCAGGTCTACTTCCCCGGCCGCTTCCAGCCCGTCATCTCGTCCGCGGTGCAGTCGCAGGGCGACTCCTACCTGCGCAGCCTGGAGTTCGAGACCGCCAGCGGCGCGCGGGTCTTCCGTCCCATGGGCCTGACGGACATGCCCGGTGGCGCGGCGACGGGCGCTTTCTACGCGGTGCTGCTGGGCAGTGGCTTCCTGCTGTCCTCGCGCCAAGGGGCGGCGCGCTGGGTGAGTGCGGGCGGCATCCTGGTGGGACTGGTCAGCCTCTACCTCTGCCAGGTGCGAGCGATCGCCTTGACGTTGGGCGTCTGTCTGGCCGCGATGTCCTTCGTGCTCATGCTGAGCGGACGCCTGGCGCGACTGGTGAAGCTGGTCGCGGTGGTGGGGACGGCGGCTGTGTTTGCCTTCGGGTGGGCCGTCGCGGTGGGCGGGGACGCGGTGCAGTCGCGCTGGAACAGCCTGTTCGAGGCGAAGCCCGAGGACGTCTACCGCAGCAACCGGGGCCACTTCCTGGAGGGGACGTTCGAGCACCTGTTGCCGGAGTACCCGCTGGGCGCGGGGCTGGGCCGCTACGGCATGGCCAACGCGTACTTCGGTGACAACTCCGACCCGGAGCACCCGCCGCTGTGGGCGGAGATTCAGTGGACCGCGTGGGTCTACGACGGCGGAGCCTTGGTGATGTTGCTGTACCCGCTGGGGGTCCTGGTGTCGATGGCGTGGGTGTTCCAGGCGGCTCGGAAGCGCGAGGACTCGGGCGAAGAGTTCTGGCTGTGGGGCAGCGTCATCTTCGCGTACAACCTGGGGGCACTGGCGCTGACCTTCAGCTACCCGTTCTTCATGAGCCAGGTGGGCATGGAGTTCTGGCTGCTCAACGCGGCGCTCTTTGGCGCCTGGAATCATGCGAAGACCCTACACGCTCATCGCCGGTGA
- a CDS encoding glycosyltransferase family 4 protein: MRRPYTLIAGDFVATGGMDRANLALALWLAKQGGPVRLVAHRIADELRVFPNVRFVRVPKPANAYLLGEPLLNVLGRAWALRTRAEGGRVLANGGNCPVPGANWVHYVHGAYVSEPVGGVLRRLKGRVSHHRYVNDERKALLRSRVILANSERTKADLVAATGVPEARVHVVYYGSDPERFHPVSPEERRAARAELGWPEGRRVALFIGALGDRRKGFDTLFHAWARLHAGADWGVDLKVVGVGAQRELWEQEARVRGLTDRVEFLGFRRDVPKLLSAADLLVAPTRYEAYGLGVHEALCTGLPALVSRSAGVAERYPEALRALLLDDPDDVDGLVRALESWRAHEATQAPHVAALSERLRAWTWDHMAESLVQVMEREG, translated from the coding sequence ATGCGAAGACCCTACACGCTCATCGCCGGTGACTTCGTAGCGACTGGTGGCATGGACCGGGCCAACCTGGCGCTGGCGCTGTGGCTGGCGAAGCAGGGCGGCCCCGTGCGGTTGGTGGCCCATCGCATCGCGGACGAGCTGCGCGTCTTTCCCAACGTGCGCTTCGTGCGTGTGCCCAAGCCCGCGAACGCCTACCTCCTCGGCGAGCCGCTCCTGAACGTCCTGGGTCGCGCGTGGGCGCTGCGCACGCGGGCCGAAGGGGGGCGCGTCCTGGCCAACGGTGGCAACTGCCCGGTGCCGGGCGCGAACTGGGTGCACTACGTCCATGGGGCGTATGTCTCCGAGCCGGTGGGCGGAGTGCTTCGTCGCCTCAAGGGGCGGGTGAGCCACCACCGCTATGTGAATGACGAGCGCAAGGCGCTGCTGCGCTCGCGCGTCATCCTGGCGAACTCGGAGCGGACGAAGGCGGACCTGGTGGCGGCGACGGGCGTTCCCGAGGCAAGGGTCCACGTCGTCTACTACGGCAGCGACCCGGAGCGTTTCCATCCCGTGTCGCCCGAGGAGCGGCGCGCGGCGCGAGCGGAGCTGGGGTGGCCGGAAGGTCGCCGCGTGGCCCTCTTCATCGGGGCGCTGGGAGACCGTCGCAAGGGCTTCGATACGCTGTTCCACGCGTGGGCCCGGCTGCATGCGGGCGCGGATTGGGGCGTGGACCTCAAGGTGGTCGGCGTGGGCGCGCAGCGAGAGCTGTGGGAGCAGGAGGCGCGAGTCCGAGGGCTGACGGACCGAGTCGAGTTCCTCGGCTTCCGTCGCGATGTGCCCAAGCTGCTGTCGGCCGCGGACCTGCTGGTCGCGCCCACGCGATACGAAGCCTACGGACTGGGTGTGCACGAGGCCCTGTGCACGGGCCTGCCCGCGCTGGTGAGTCGCTCGGCCGGAGTGGCGGAGCGCTATCCCGAGGCGCTACGAGCGCTGTTGCTGGACGACCCGGATGATGTGGACGGGCTCGTCCGCGCGCTGGAGTCCTGGCGAGCCCACGAAGCGACCCAGGCGCCGCACGTGGCCGCGCTGTCCGAGCGCCTGCGCGCATGGACCTGGGACCACATGGCGGAGTCGCTCGTGCAGGTGATGGAGCGCGAAGGCTGA
- a CDS encoding glycosyltransferase, which yields MSTSTVGAGLRVLHLGKFYPPASGGIESHVQTLARAQAAQGAQVEVLCANHSSDSGNTSHEFHGRSPTHESWDGLVRVVRLGRRASVARMDVLPELPGVLRRMLERGVDVVHLHTPNPTMLLALDLVPRLPTVFITHHSDIIRQKVAGALFRPLELMLYARANRILSDSEAYVHGSSLLKMFRQKVRALPLGIDLEPYLKPSAEVLREEARWREEHAGVPLWLMVGRLVYYKGLFTALEALARVPGRLVVVGVGPLEEEGRARAKALGVESRVTWAGYLPPDSLMGAFRAATALWFPSNARSEAYGLSQVEAMASGLPVLNTAIPHSGVPWVSKHEETGLTVPVGDSNALARAARRLLETPGLAEQLGQGARARAEAEFRDDVMATRCLKLYSEALGRPAPVVVEDAPRGVSDESVRGAS from the coding sequence GTGAGCACGTCCACGGTGGGAGCAGGTCTCCGGGTGCTTCACCTGGGCAAGTTCTATCCGCCCGCGTCGGGTGGCATCGAGAGCCATGTCCAGACGCTGGCCCGCGCGCAGGCGGCGCAGGGGGCGCAAGTCGAGGTGCTGTGCGCCAACCACTCGTCGGACTCGGGGAACACGAGCCACGAGTTCCATGGCCGCAGCCCCACGCACGAGAGCTGGGACGGGCTGGTGCGCGTGGTGCGGCTGGGGCGTCGTGCCTCCGTCGCGCGCATGGATGTGCTGCCGGAGTTGCCCGGCGTGCTGCGGCGGATGTTGGAGCGGGGCGTGGACGTGGTGCACCTGCACACGCCGAACCCCACCATGTTGCTGGCGCTGGACCTGGTGCCTCGGCTGCCCACGGTCTTCATCACGCACCACAGCGACATCATCCGGCAGAAGGTGGCGGGCGCGCTCTTCCGCCCCCTCGAGCTGATGCTGTATGCGCGCGCGAACCGGATTCTGTCGGACAGCGAGGCGTATGTGCATGGCTCCTCGCTGCTGAAGATGTTCCGGCAGAAGGTGCGGGCGCTGCCGCTGGGCATCGACCTGGAGCCGTACCTGAAGCCCTCGGCCGAGGTGCTGCGGGAGGAGGCTCGCTGGCGCGAGGAGCACGCGGGCGTGCCGCTGTGGCTGATGGTGGGGCGGCTCGTCTACTACAAGGGCTTGTTCACCGCGCTGGAGGCGCTGGCGCGCGTGCCGGGGCGCCTGGTGGTGGTGGGCGTGGGGCCGCTGGAGGAGGAGGGCCGCGCGCGGGCGAAGGCGCTGGGCGTGGAGTCGCGAGTGACGTGGGCGGGCTATCTGCCGCCGGACTCGCTGATGGGGGCCTTCCGCGCGGCGACCGCGCTGTGGTTCCCGAGCAACGCCCGCAGCGAGGCCTATGGCCTGTCGCAGGTGGAGGCCATGGCGAGCGGGCTCCCCGTGCTGAACACGGCGATTCCGCACTCGGGCGTGCCGTGGGTGAGCAAGCACGAGGAGACGGGGCTGACGGTGCCGGTGGGGGACTCGAACGCGCTCGCGCGAGCGGCGCGGCGGTTGCTCGAGACGCCGGGGCTGGCGGAGCAGTTGGGCCAGGGGGCTCGGGCTCGCGCGGAGGCCGAGTTCCGGGATGACGTCATGGCCACGCGCTGCCTCAAGCTGTACTCGGAGGCGCTCGGGCGCCCCGCGCCGGTGGTGGTCGAGGACGCTCCTCGAGGAGTCTCGGACGAGAGTGTCCGGGGCGCGTCATGA